Proteins encoded in a region of the Phoenix dactylifera cultivar Barhee BC4 chromosome 3, palm_55x_up_171113_PBpolish2nd_filt_p, whole genome shotgun sequence genome:
- the LOC103697015 gene encoding LOW QUALITY PROTEIN: isoleucine--tRNA ligase, cytoplasmic-like (The sequence of the model RefSeq protein was modified relative to this genomic sequence to represent the inferred CDS: substituted 1 base at 1 genomic stop codon) — protein MDDVCEGKEFSFPRQEERILQWWKEVAAFETQLKRTESMPEYIFYDGPPFATGLPHYGHILAGTIKDVVTRYQSMAGHHVTRRFGWDCHGLPVEFEIDTKLGIRSRDDVLAMGIDKYNEECRSIVTRYVKEWEEIITRTGRWIDFKNDYKTMDPWFMESVWWVFKQLHDKDLVYRGFKVMPYSSGCKTPLSNFEAGLNYKDVPDPAIMVSFPIVGDPDNAALVAWTTTPWTLPSNLALCVNANFVYVKVRDKFSGTVYIVAESRLSELPKRKSKADGLVASMQDLTLSNSKSKGTKDAKVKSEPDTGSYELLGKIAGSSLVKFXCRYKPLFDYFLEFSETAFQVVADNYVTDDSGTGVVHCAPAFGEDDYRVCVASGIIQKDEDRIVAVDADGCFTEKVSDFHGHYVKDADKDIINVVKGKGRLVSIGSITHAYPFCWRSDTPLLYRAVPSWFVAVEKIKEQLLESNKQTYWVPEYVKEKRFHNWLENARDWAVSRSRFWGTPLPVWISEDGKEKVVIGSIGELEEKSGVKVTDLHRHFIDHITIPDSRGPKYGVLRRVEDVFDCWFESGSMPYAYIHYPFENAELFENNFPGHFVAEGLDQTRGWFYTLMVLSTALFGKPAFRNLICNGLVLAEDGKKMSKRLKNYPSPMEVIGDYGADALRLYLINSPVVRAEPLRFKKDGVYGVVKDVFLPWYNAYRFLVQNAKRLEVEGFEPFIPIDYNTLQKSSNVLDQWINSATESLVHFVRQEMDAYRLYTVVPYLLKFIDNLTNIYVRFNRKRLKGRTGEEDGRISLSTLHHVLLTTCKAMAPFTPFFTEVLYQNLRKVSVGSEESIHYCSFPSTRGKREERIEQSVTRMMTVIDLARNIRERHNKPLKTPLKEMVVVHPDSDFLEDIAGKLRAYVMEELNIKSVVPCNDPLKYASLRAEPDYSVLGKRLGKAMGTVAKEVKAMSQADILAFERSGEVTFSGHCLKLTDIKIVREFKCPANVKEKEIDASGDGDVLVVLDLQADESLFEAGVAREVVNRVQKLRKKAGLELTDIVEVYYKPLDNDKNILENVVNSQEQYIREALGSPLLHHSWTPSDAVIFCQEEFRGVSGASFVISFAKPTLVFDSDAILALFSGNKKHADALQIYLSSRDLFNLKLEFQVGNGKIKIDCVKDQPAVDLELGKHIFLSVGDYFLSRKQ, from the exons ATGGACGACGTCTGCGAGGGGAAGGAGTTCTCCTTCCCTCGCCAGGAGGAGCGCATTCTCCAATGGTGGAAGGAAGTCGCCGCCTTCGAGACCCAGCTAAAGCGCACCGAGTCCATGCCCGAGTACATCTTCTACGATGGCCCCCCCTTCGCCACCGGCCTCCCCCACTACGGCCACATTCTCGCTGGCACCATCAAGGACGTCGTCACCCGCTATCAGTCCATGGCCGGCCACCACGTAACCCGCCGCTTCGGCTGGGACTGCCACGGCCTCCCCGTCGAGTTCGAGATCGACACCAAGCTCGGCATCCGCTCCCGCGACGACGTCCTCGCCATGGGCATCGATAAATATAACGAGGAGTGCCGCAGCATCGTCACCAGGTACGTCAAAGAGTGGGAGGAGATCATCACAAGGACCGGGCGGTGGATCGACTTCAAGAATGATTACAAGACCATGGATCCGTGGTTCATGGAGAGCGTCTGGTGGGTCTTTAAACAGCTTCATGATAAGGATCTCGTCTACCGAGGGTTCAAA GTTATGCCCTACAGCAGTGGCTGCAAGACTCCGCTTTCGAATTTTGAAGCTGGTTTGAACTACAAG GATGTGCCGGACCCTGCTATCATGGTGTCATTTCCTATAGTTGGTGATCCAGACAATGCGGCTCTAGTTGCATGGACGACGACTCCATGGACGCTTCCCAGCAATCTTGCTCTCTGTGTCAATGCCAATTTTGTTTATGTGAAG GTTCGTGACAAGTTTTCCGGGACAGTCTATATTGTTGCGGAGTCTCGATTATCAGAGTTGCCCAAAAGGAAATCAAAAGCAGACGGACTAGTTGCATCCATGCAAGATTTAACCCTCTCAAACTCTAAGAGTAAAGGAACCAAGGATGCTAAAGTTAAGAGTGAACCAGATACTGGGTCATATGAATTGCTTGGGAAAATTGCAGGCTCTTCCCTGGTG AAATTTTAATGCAGATATAAGCCACTGTTTGATTATTTCTTAGAGTTTTCAGAAACAGCATTCCAGGTGGTTGCAGACAATTATGTCACTGATGATAGTGGAACTGGTGTTGTCCATTGTGCTCCTGCATTTGGTGAAGATGATTATCGTGTTTGCGTTGCTTCGGGTATAATTCAAAAG GATGAAGATCGTATTGTGGCAGTTGATGCCGATGGTTGCTTTACTGAGAAGGTTTCTGACTTCCATGGGCACTATGTCAAGGATGCTGATAAGGATATCATAAATGTGGTTAAG GGGAAAGGAAGACTTGTGAGTATAGGGAGTATCACACATGCATATCCTTTCTGCTGGAGATCGGACACTCCTCTCCTTTACAGGGCTGTTCCAAGTTG GTTTGTTGCTGTTGAAAAGATCAAAGAGCAGCTGCTAGAGAGTAACAAACAGACATACTGGGTTCCTGAATATGTCAAG GAAAAACGCTTTCATAATTGGCTGGAAAATGCTAGAGATTGGGCTGTTAGTAGAAGTAGATTCTGGGGTACTCCTCTTCCTGTATGGATAAGTGAGGATGGTAAAGAGAAAGTTGTTATTGGTTCCATTGGTGAACTTGAAGAGAAGtctggtgttaag GTTACAGATCTTCATCGTCACTTTATTGACCATATTACAATTCCTGATAGTCGTGGTCCAAAGTATGGTGTGCTTCGCCGTGTCGAGGAT GTATTTGATTGCTGGTTTGAGAGTGGGTCCATGCCGTATGCTTATATTCATTACCCATTTGAGAATGCTGAACTCtttgaaaataattttccaGGACATTTTGTGGCCGAGGGCCTCGACCAGACTCGTGGATG GTTCTATACTCTCATGGTATTGTCTACTGCATTGTTTGGAAAACCTGCATTTAGGAATCTAATATGCAATGGTCTTGTCCTTGCTGAGGACGGGAAGAAAATGAGCAAAAGGTTGAAGAATTATCCCTCGCCTATGGAAGTCATAGGTGATTATGGAGCG GATGCTCTGCGATTATACCTCATAAATTCACCAGTTGTGCGTGCAGAACCTTTGAGGTTCAAAAAAGATGGCGTATATGGTGTT GTGAAAGATGTCTTCCTTCCGTGGTATAATGCATATAGATTTCTTGTTCAAAATGCAAAAAGACTGGAAGTTGAGGGTTTTGAACCATTTATTCCTATTGATTATAATACTCTTCAAAAATCTTCAAATGTGCTTGACCAGTGGATCAACTCTGCTACTGAAAGTCTTGTTCACTTTGTCCGCCAAGAGATGGATGCATATCGGTTGTACACG GTTGTACCATATCTTCTAAAATTTATCGATAATCTTACAAATATATATGTGCGTTTTAACCGTAAGAGGCTAAAAGGGCGTACTGGAGAGGAGGATGGCAGGATTTCACTTTCCACTCTTCATCAT GTGCTTTTAACTACTTGTAAAGCAATGGCTCCATTTACACCATTCTTCACTGAGGTTCTTTATCAAAATTTGCGCAAGGTTTCTGTCGGATCCGAGGAAAGCATTCATTACTGTAGTTTCCCTTCAACAAGAGGGAAG AGAGAGGAACGCATTGAACAAAGTGTTACAAGGATGATGACTGTCATCGATCTTGCCCGTAACATTCGGGAGCGTCATAACAAGCCTCTTAAAACACCACTCAA AGAGATGGTGGTTGTTCATCCTGACAGTGACTTTCTTGAAGACATCGCAGGGAAACTAAGAGCG TATGTGATGGAAGAACTCAATATAAAATCAGTGGTCCCATGCAATGATCCTTTGAAATATGCTTCTTTACGTGCGGAGCCTGATTACAG TGTACTTGGTAAACGACTTGGAAAAGCCATGGGAACTGTTGCCAAGGAGGTTAAGGCAATGTCACAGGCCGACATCTTAGCATTTGAAAGATCTGGAGAAGTTACCTTCTCTGGGCACTGTTTGAAGTTGACTGATATCAAG ATAGTGAGGGAATTCAAGTGTCCTGCCAATgtaaaggagaaagaaatagATGCTTCTGGCGATG GTGATGTTTTGGTTGTATTGGATTTACAAGCTGACGAGTCATTGTTTGAGGCAGGGGTTGCTCGCGAG GTTGTTAACAGAGTCCAGAAGTTACGAAAGAAAGCTGGACTGGAACTGACTGATATTGTGGAGGTTTACTACAAACCtctagacaatgacaaaaatattCTGGAGAATGTTGTAAACTCACAG GAGCAATACATTAGGGAAGCATTGGGTTCTCCTTTACTTCATCATTCTTGGACTCCATCAGATGCT gtcatattttgccagGAAGAATTTCGTGGGGTATCTGGGGCATCGTTTGTCATCAGCTTTGCAAAGCCTACTCTGGTGTTTGATTCTGATGCTATTCTTGCATTATTTTCAG GAAACAAAAAGCATGCTGATGCTTTACAGATATATCTATCATCAAGGGATCTTTTCAATTTGAAGTTGGAGTTTCAAGTCGGGAATGGAAAG ATCAAGATAGATTGTGTGAAGGATCAGCCAGCAGTTGATTTGGAATTGGGAAAACATATCTTTTTGAGCGTTGGGGATTACTTCTTGAGCAGAAAACAGTAA